From Humibacter ginsenosidimutans, a single genomic window includes:
- the rpoZ gene encoding DNA-directed RNA polymerase subunit omega: MHVNCSQGHHRPPIDELLSRVESKYALVIFASKRARQINDYYADLHEGSLFDNVGPLVDSTIDDKPLSVALHEINEDKLVARPLDE; encoded by the coding sequence ATCCATGTCAACTGCAGCCAAGGGCATCATCGACCCCCGATCGATGAGCTGCTCTCCCGCGTCGAGTCGAAGTACGCGCTCGTGATCTTCGCCTCGAAGCGCGCACGCCAGATCAACGACTACTACGCCGACCTGCACGAGGGAAGCCTGTTCGACAACGTGGGGCCGCTGGTCGACTCCACGATCGACGACAAGCCCCTCTCGGTCGCCCTCCACGAGATCAACGAAGACAAGCTCGTCGCCCGTCCGCTCGACGAGTGA
- the gmk gene encoding guanylate kinase: protein MPDTSAPSHRPQPPEVDRAAASRAAVAARRARAAVKSQIASGTRSPIEVLDAAGSDPSGPEGTLRVPDFLTSLKAIGATKSAEILQRLEISPVKRLGGLGKHQRARLREFLIERSGTAPGRKRARLTVLAGPTAVGKGTVARHIRENYPDVLLSVSATTRAPRPGEIDGVDYYFVEDAEFDRLIAEHELLEWAKVHNSHRYGTPRGPIERALADGRSVLLEIDLQGARQVRAAMPEAVLVFLAPPSWDELVRRLIGRGTESQEEQHRRLATAKVELASQDEFDARVVNGTVAEAAREVVELMQVRARRPRRAATSSGR from the coding sequence ATGCCCGATACCTCAGCACCCTCTCATCGTCCCCAGCCCCCCGAGGTCGATCGCGCGGCCGCGTCGAGAGCCGCCGTCGCGGCCCGACGCGCGCGCGCGGCCGTGAAGTCGCAGATCGCGTCGGGCACCAGGTCGCCGATCGAGGTGCTGGATGCCGCCGGCTCCGACCCGTCTGGCCCGGAAGGCACACTGCGCGTCCCCGACTTCCTGACCAGCCTCAAAGCGATCGGAGCCACGAAGTCCGCGGAGATCCTGCAGCGCCTCGAGATCTCGCCCGTGAAGCGGCTCGGAGGCCTCGGCAAACACCAGCGGGCTCGGCTGAGGGAGTTCCTCATCGAACGCTCGGGCACGGCGCCGGGCCGCAAGCGGGCACGGCTCACGGTGCTCGCCGGGCCGACCGCCGTCGGCAAGGGCACCGTGGCACGGCACATCAGGGAGAACTACCCCGACGTGCTGCTCTCCGTGTCGGCGACCACCAGGGCGCCCCGCCCCGGCGAGATCGACGGCGTCGACTACTACTTCGTCGAGGACGCGGAGTTCGATCGCCTCATCGCGGAGCACGAGCTGCTCGAGTGGGCCAAGGTGCACAACAGCCACCGCTACGGCACACCGCGCGGACCGATCGAGCGTGCTCTGGCCGACGGCCGCAGCGTGCTCCTTGAGATCGATCTGCAGGGCGCGCGCCAGGTGCGCGCCGCCATGCCGGAGGCCGTGCTGGTCTTCCTCGCGCCCCCCAGCTGGGACGAACTCGTGCGCCGACTCATCGGTCGGGGGACCGAATCGCAGGAGGAGCAGCATCGCAGGCTCGCCACGGCGAAGGTGGAACTGGCCTCCCAAGACGAGTTCGACGCGCGCGTCGTGAACGGGACCGTGGCCGAGGCCGCGCGCGAGGTCGTAGAATTGATGCAGGTACGCGCGCGCCGACCGCGTCGCGCCGCAACGTCATCCGGTCGCTGA